A portion of the Pseudomonas sp. GR 6-02 genome contains these proteins:
- the fadD1 gene encoding long-chain-fatty-acid--CoA ligase FadD1 — translation MIEDFWKDKYPAGIAAEINPDEYPNIQAVLKQSCQRFADKPAFSNLGKTITYGELYELSGAFAAYLQQHTDLQPGDRIAVQLPNVLQYPVAVFGAIRAGLIVVNTNPLYTAREMEHQFNDSGAKALVCLANMAHLAQTVVPKTGVKHVIVTEVADLLPPLKRLLINSVIKYVKKMVPAYHLPKAIKFNDVLSKGHGQPVVEANPASSDVAVLQYTGGTTGVAKGAMLTHRNLVANMLQCKALMGSNLNEGCEILITPLPLYHIYAFTFHCMAMMLIGNHNILISNPRDLPAMVKELSKWKFSGFVGLNTLFVALCNNEAFRKLDFSNLKITLSGGMALQLAAAERWKAVTGCPICEGYGMTETSPVATVNPSQNIQIGTIGIPVPSTRCKVIDDAGVEQPLGGIGELCVKGPQVMKGYWQRQEATDEILDSEGWLKTGDIALIQPDGYMRIVDRKKDMILVSGFNVYPNELEDVLATLPGVLQCAAIGVPDEKSGEAIKIFIVAKPGVTLTKEQVMEHMRANVTGYKVPKAVEFRDALPTTNVGKILRRELRDEELKKLGVKKVSA, via the coding sequence ATGATCGAAGACTTTTGGAAGGATAAGTACCCAGCTGGAATTGCTGCCGAGATCAATCCAGACGAGTACCCGAATATTCAGGCAGTGTTGAAGCAATCCTGCCAACGCTTCGCTGACAAACCGGCATTCAGCAACCTGGGCAAGACAATCACCTACGGTGAGCTGTACGAATTGTCCGGTGCCTTTGCCGCTTACCTGCAACAGCATACCGATTTGCAGCCGGGCGATCGAATCGCCGTGCAATTGCCCAACGTGTTGCAGTACCCGGTCGCCGTCTTCGGTGCCATCCGCGCCGGGCTGATCGTGGTCAACACCAACCCGCTGTACACCGCGCGGGAAATGGAACACCAATTCAACGACTCCGGTGCCAAAGCCCTGGTCTGCCTGGCCAACATGGCGCATCTGGCACAGACCGTCGTGCCGAAAACCGGCGTCAAGCACGTGATCGTCACTGAAGTGGCCGACCTGCTGCCGCCGCTCAAGCGTCTGCTGATCAACAGCGTCATCAAGTACGTGAAGAAGATGGTCCCGGCGTATCACTTGCCCAAGGCCATCAAATTCAACGATGTGTTGAGCAAAGGCCATGGCCAGCCAGTGGTTGAAGCCAACCCGGCCAGCAGCGACGTGGCGGTGCTGCAATACACCGGCGGCACCACCGGCGTGGCCAAGGGCGCGATGCTGACCCACCGCAACCTGGTGGCGAACATGCTGCAGTGCAAGGCGCTGATGGGCTCCAACCTCAACGAAGGTTGCGAGATCCTGATCACGCCGCTGCCGCTGTACCACATCTATGCCTTCACCTTTCATTGCATGGCGATGATGCTGATCGGCAACCACAACATCCTGATCAGTAACCCGCGCGACTTGCCGGCGATGGTCAAGGAACTGTCGAAGTGGAAGTTCAGCGGTTTCGTCGGCTTGAACACATTGTTCGTCGCGTTGTGCAACAACGAAGCGTTCCGCAAGCTGGATTTCTCGAACCTGAAAATCACCTTGTCCGGCGGCATGGCCTTGCAACTGGCCGCGGCTGAACGCTGGAAAGCGGTCACCGGCTGCCCGATCTGCGAAGGTTACGGCATGACCGAAACCAGCCCGGTGGCCACGGTGAACCCGAGCCAGAACATCCAGATCGGCACCATCGGTATTCCGGTGCCGTCGACCCGGTGCAAAGTCATCGACGATGCCGGCGTTGAGCAGCCGTTGGGCGGCATCGGTGAGCTGTGTGTGAAAGGTCCGCAAGTCATGAAGGGCTACTGGCAGCGTCAGGAAGCCACCGATGAAATACTCGACAGCGAAGGCTGGTTGAAAACCGGTGATATCGCACTGATTCAGCCCGATGGCTACATGCGCATTGTCGATCGCAAGAAAGACATGATCCTGGTCTCCGGTTTCAACGTGTACCCCAACGAACTGGAAGATGTGCTGGCGACCCTGCCGGGCGTACTGCAATGCGCGGCCATCGGCGTGCCGGACGAGAAGTCGGGGGAGGCGATCAAGATCTTCATCGTTGCCAAACCGGGCGTGACCCTGACCAAGGAACAGGTGATGGAGCACATGCGCGCCAACGTCACCGGCTACAAGGTGCCCAAAGCCGTGGAGTTCCGCGACGCGCTGCCAACCACCAACGTCGGCAAGATCCTGCGCCGCGAGTTGCGCGACGAAGAGCTGAAAAAGCTGGGCGTGAAGAAAGTCAGCGCCTGA
- a CDS encoding CsbD family protein, with protein MSSTGDKVKGMANEAVGNVKQGVGKATGNDKMRAEGVRQEQKGEAQQAIGKVKDALKKGIDKA; from the coding sequence ATGAGCAGCACTGGCGATAAAGTTAAAGGCATGGCAAACGAAGCGGTCGGCAACGTCAAGCAAGGCGTCGGCAAGGCCACCGGTAATGACAAAATGCGCGCCGAAGGCGTCAGGCAGGAACAGAAAGGCGAAGCCCAGCAAGCCATCGGTAAGGTCAAGGATGCTCTTAAAAAAGGTATCGACAAGGCGTAA
- a CDS encoding YihY/virulence factor BrkB family protein, which yields MFFPTMKGLPLHRVMMRTVTEFVADEMSTYASALAYQMLFSLFPFILFLIALIGFLHLPDFFSWLRLQSELVLPPQALEQVNPVIDQLQQSKGGLLSVGIVIALWTASAGVRLMMSAMNAAYDVVEGRPVWKRFPLSIFYTIGIAGMLLAAAALMVLGPQVMAWIASQVGLEDFIVTVWTIARWPVIVILLMMAVALIYYVMPDVKQEFRFITPGAVLSVVVWIVASLGFGLYVKTFANYNAMYGSIGAIIVLLLYFYISAAVLLLGAEMNAVIEHMSSEGKKPGEKVHEEPKQHVSGLGRDHSIQPTTDEVIK from the coding sequence ATGTTTTTCCCGACCATGAAAGGTCTGCCCCTGCATCGCGTGATGATGCGCACGGTCACCGAGTTCGTCGCCGACGAGATGTCGACCTATGCCTCGGCGCTCGCCTATCAGATGCTGTTCTCGCTGTTCCCTTTCATCCTGTTCCTGATTGCCCTGATCGGCTTCCTGCACTTGCCGGACTTCTTCTCCTGGCTGCGCCTGCAATCGGAACTGGTGCTGCCGCCCCAGGCGCTGGAGCAGGTGAACCCGGTGATCGACCAGCTCCAGCAATCCAAGGGTGGTTTGCTCTCGGTGGGTATTGTGATCGCCCTGTGGACCGCGTCCGCTGGTGTGCGGCTGATGATGAGTGCGATGAACGCCGCGTACGACGTGGTTGAAGGCCGTCCGGTGTGGAAGCGTTTTCCTCTGTCGATTTTCTACACCATCGGCATTGCCGGCATGCTGCTGGCCGCCGCTGCGCTGATGGTGCTCGGGCCGCAGGTGATGGCCTGGATCGCTTCGCAAGTGGGCCTTGAAGATTTCATTGTGACCGTCTGGACCATCGCGCGCTGGCCGGTGATCGTGATTCTGTTGATGATGGCGGTGGCGCTGATTTACTACGTCATGCCCGACGTCAAACAAGAGTTTCGCTTCATCACCCCGGGTGCGGTGTTGTCCGTGGTGGTCTGGATCGTCGCTTCGCTGGGCTTCGGTCTGTACGTCAAAACCTTCGCCAACTACAACGCCATGTATGGCAGTATCGGCGCGATCATCGTGTTGTTGCTGTACTTCTATATTTCCGCCGCGGTGCTGCTGCTCGGTGCGGAAATGAACGCGGTGATCGAGCACATGTCATCCGAAGGCAAGAAACCCGGTGAAAAGGTGCACGAAGAACCCAAACAGCATGTCTCAGGACTGGGGCGAGATCACTCTATCCAGCCGACCACTGACGAAGTCATAAAATGA
- the def gene encoding peptide deformylase, translating into MIREILKMGDERLLRIAPPVSAEMFDSPELWQLIDDMFQTMESVGGVGLAAPQIGVDLQLVIFGFEHSERYPDAEAVPQTILINPLITPLSPTLEEGFEGCLSVPGLRGAVDRYQQIRYEGFDPKGEPIVRIASGFHARVVQHECDHLIGRLYPSRITDFSKFGFTEVMFPDLDPAADD; encoded by the coding sequence ATGATCCGTGAAATTCTGAAAATGGGCGATGAACGCCTGCTGCGCATCGCTCCGCCGGTGTCGGCGGAAATGTTCGACAGCCCCGAATTGTGGCAACTGATCGATGACATGTTCCAGACCATGGAAAGCGTCGGCGGGGTCGGCCTGGCCGCGCCGCAGATCGGTGTCGACCTGCAACTGGTGATCTTCGGTTTCGAGCACAGCGAGCGCTATCCGGACGCCGAAGCGGTGCCGCAGACGATTCTGATCAATCCGTTGATCACGCCCTTGAGCCCGACCCTCGAAGAGGGTTTCGAAGGCTGCCTGTCGGTGCCGGGCCTGCGCGGGGCGGTGGATCGCTATCAGCAGATTCGCTATGAAGGCTTTGATCCCAAGGGCGAGCCGATCGTGCGCATTGCCTCGGGATTTCATGCACGGGTGGTGCAGCATGAATGCGATCACCTGATCGGCCGGTTATACCCCTCGCGCATCACAGACTTCAGCAAGTTCGGGTTTACCGAAGTGATGTTCCCGGACCTTGATCCTGCGGCGGACGATTGA
- a CDS encoding GNAT family N-acetyltransferase: MPNTQYTLLDEPLWPLMNKFYRAHQSSMKAVRDAQLWVARREEIIAALCLRPVAGGHWLTGLFVDPSCREQGIAATLIAHAVKHLEEPVWLFCHPDLRGFYERRGFTFDPPLPYALAERLSRYARSKPMIAMGLQPGSA; this comes from the coding sequence ATGCCCAACACCCAGTACACCTTGCTCGACGAGCCATTATGGCCGTTGATGAACAAGTTTTACCGCGCCCACCAATCGTCGATGAAAGCGGTGCGAGACGCTCAATTGTGGGTCGCAAGACGTGAAGAGATCATCGCGGCGCTGTGTTTGCGGCCGGTGGCCGGCGGGCATTGGCTGACCGGGCTGTTTGTCGACCCGAGCTGTCGCGAACAAGGAATCGCCGCGACGTTGATCGCCCACGCCGTCAAGCACCTTGAAGAGCCGGTCTGGCTGTTCTGCCATCCGGATTTGCGTGGCTTTTATGAGCGTCGTGGTTTTACCTTCGACCCGCCCCTGCCCTACGCCCTGGCCGAACGGTTGAGCCGTTATGCGCGCAGCAAACCGATGATTGCCATGGGTTTGCAACCAGGTTCGGCATGA
- a CDS encoding fatty acid desaturase, whose product MPHYFDAAHREEIETLRQRFTARTEWPTWLLLIGVYVGWFSIVLGSARLGLWWSTLLLIPLLVLWLSVQHELLHGHPTRWPMLNKVLGYAPFAVWYPYTLYRDSHLLHHRDEDLTIPGSDPESRYLSAEQWQRSSLFEQGLHWLNKTVLGRLALGAPLALLALAREELQRLKTGERQAWLMWLSHGALTLLMLAFIARYSVLPVWYYLLLISVPALSIAMIRSYYEHRPHTQPEQRTVINEAGWPWRWLFLNLNLHLVHHDLPGLPWYDLPRVYRAHRDQWLARSGGFLVRGYGQWVRWHGVRAIDSPRHPFH is encoded by the coding sequence ATGCCCCATTACTTTGACGCTGCCCATCGTGAAGAAATCGAAACCCTGCGCCAACGTTTCACCGCTCGCACCGAGTGGCCGACCTGGCTGTTGCTGATCGGCGTTTACGTCGGCTGGTTCAGTATTGTGCTGGGCAGTGCCCGGTTGGGGCTCTGGTGGAGCACGTTGTTGCTGATTCCACTGCTGGTGTTGTGGTTGTCGGTGCAGCACGAATTGCTGCACGGTCATCCCACCCGTTGGCCAATGCTGAATAAAGTCCTCGGTTATGCGCCGTTTGCGGTCTGGTATCCCTACACCTTGTACCGCGACAGCCATTTGCTGCATCACCGCGACGAAGACCTGACCATCCCAGGTAGCGACCCGGAAAGCCGTTACCTGAGCGCTGAACAGTGGCAGCGCAGTTCGCTGTTCGAACAGGGCCTGCACTGGCTGAACAAAACCGTGCTGGGGCGCTTGGCCCTCGGTGCGCCACTGGCCTTGCTGGCGCTGGCGCGGGAGGAGCTGCAACGGCTGAAAACGGGTGAGCGCCAAGCCTGGTTGATGTGGCTGAGCCATGGTGCGCTGACGCTGCTGATGCTGGCGTTCATCGCGCGCTACAGCGTGCTGCCGGTTTGGTATTACCTGTTGCTGATCAGCGTGCCGGCGCTGTCGATTGCAATGATTCGCTCCTACTATGAACACCGTCCGCATACACAACCGGAGCAACGCACCGTCATCAATGAAGCAGGGTGGCCGTGGCGCTGGCTGTTCCTGAATCTCAATCTGCACCTGGTGCACCATGACTTGCCGGGGTTGCCCTGGTACGACTTGCCACGGGTGTACCGCGCGCATCGCGATCAATGGCTGGCGCGCAGTGGCGGGTTTCTGGTGCGGGGTTATGGCCAGTGGGTGCGTTGGCACGGGGTGAGGGCGATTGACAGTCCGCGGCATCCGTTTCATTGA
- a CDS encoding phosphate/phosphite/phosphonate ABC transporter substrate-binding protein — translation MTQHLAELLMYVAPEPIHQANERWLSQILEQLGSTRLDAAELSLMDLWLSPHLLLTQTCGYPLMTALRGRVRVIGRPRYELPDSSGGNHCSLLLTRADDPRRTLSALRGSRGVINGEDSNSGMNLLRHRLAPLHRDGQFFARVAISGSHRESLRWLRDDLADLAAIDSVTFTYLAQHAQAEVAGLRVLARTAFSPTLPYIAAADTTDVQAEQLRQVMNQTLKELPEVAETLGLQEVLPASESDYQIILDYQRDAEALGYGRLR, via the coding sequence ATGACACAACACCTCGCTGAATTACTGATGTACGTCGCTCCCGAGCCGATCCACCAGGCCAACGAGCGTTGGCTGTCGCAGATACTCGAACAGCTCGGCAGCACCCGCCTTGATGCCGCAGAACTGTCGCTAATGGACCTTTGGCTATCCCCGCACCTGCTGCTGACCCAAACCTGTGGTTACCCGTTGATGACAGCCTTGCGCGGTCGCGTCCGGGTCATTGGTCGTCCTCGTTATGAACTGCCGGACAGCAGCGGCGGCAACCATTGCAGCCTGTTGCTGACTCGCGCCGATGATCCTCGAAGAACCTTGTCGGCCTTGCGCGGCAGTCGCGGCGTGATCAACGGCGAAGACTCCAACAGTGGCATGAACCTGTTGCGTCACCGACTGGCGCCGTTGCACCGCGACGGGCAGTTTTTTGCCCGTGTCGCCATCAGCGGCAGCCACCGCGAAAGCCTGCGCTGGCTGCGTGACGACCTGGCGGACCTGGCCGCCATCGACAGCGTGACCTTCACCTATCTGGCGCAGCACGCCCAGGCAGAAGTCGCTGGCTTGAGAGTATTGGCGCGCACCGCGTTCAGTCCGACGTTGCCGTACATCGCGGCGGCTGACACCACTGATGTGCAGGCTGAACAGCTTCGACAGGTGATGAACCAGACATTGAAGGAACTGCCCGAGGTCGCCGAGACGTTGGGCCTGCAAGAAGTGTTGCCCGCCAGCGAGAGCGACTATCAGATTATTCTCGATTATCAGCGGGACGCCGAAGCGCTGGGGTATGGGCGGTTGCGATGA
- a CDS encoding sigma-70 family RNA polymerase sigma factor — protein MSGADVSHRNDVGGLFRAHYTWLCARLRRYLGASPSVEDIAAETFVQLLESPGLTPIREPRALLTTIAQRLIYQLWRHRDLERQHLEQLLPTDPIGGPSPEDLAQFSQTLKHLDRTLDRLPGQVRATFLLSRVDGLTYPQIAAELGISQRSVSVYMTRSQALCTLHSANEPLNRTSLNRTPQTRRSA, from the coding sequence ATGTCCGGCGCCGACGTTTCCCATCGCAACGACGTGGGCGGATTGTTCCGCGCCCACTACACCTGGCTGTGCGCACGTCTGCGCCGATATCTGGGAGCCAGTCCCAGTGTCGAAGACATTGCCGCCGAAACCTTCGTGCAATTGCTCGAGTCGCCAGGCCTGACGCCGATTCGCGAACCCCGCGCCTTACTCACTACCATCGCCCAGCGATTGATTTATCAGCTGTGGCGCCATCGGGATCTGGAACGCCAACACCTCGAGCAGTTACTGCCGACTGATCCGATTGGCGGGCCATCGCCTGAAGACCTGGCGCAGTTCTCCCAGACCCTGAAGCACCTGGATCGAACCCTCGACCGCCTGCCGGGCCAGGTCAGGGCAACGTTTCTGCTGTCGCGAGTCGACGGCCTGACCTACCCACAAATTGCCGCCGAACTGGGCATTTCCCAGCGTTCGGTCAGCGTCTACATGACCCGTTCCCAGGCTCTGTGCACGCTGCACAGCGCCAACGAACCCCTGAACCGAACGTCCTTGAACCGAACACCCCAGACCCGGAGGTCCGCATGA
- a CDS encoding ABC transporter substrate-binding protein — MRSIKTLLGSSLLALSLVAGHVPAAEKATPIHFGDITWESGSLITEILRLIVEKGYGYPTDTLPGSTVSLEAALAKNDIQVIGEEWAGRSPAWVKAASEGKVFGLGDTVKGATEGWWVPEYVIKGDPERGIKPLAPELKSVADLARYKDVFRDPEDPSRGRFLNSPTGWTSEIVNSQKLKAYDLTASYVNFRTGSGAALDAEVASSIRRGKPVLFYYWSPTPLLGRFKLVKLEEPPFDAQAWKTLADANNPNPKGTRSMPASLAIGVSAPFKAQYPDLVAFFEKVDLPIDLLNQTLGQMSEKRQQPRQVAEAFLRDQPQVWKGWVPGEVASKVSASL, encoded by the coding sequence ATGAGATCGATCAAAACCCTGCTCGGCAGTTCGCTGCTGGCCCTGAGCCTTGTGGCTGGCCATGTTCCCGCCGCAGAAAAAGCCACACCCATCCATTTCGGCGACATCACCTGGGAAAGCGGCAGCCTGATCACCGAGATCCTGCGGCTGATCGTCGAGAAAGGTTATGGCTACCCAACCGACACCTTGCCCGGCAGCACCGTCAGCCTCGAAGCCGCGTTGGCCAAGAACGACATCCAGGTGATCGGCGAAGAGTGGGCCGGGCGCAGTCCGGCCTGGGTCAAGGCGGCATCGGAGGGCAAAGTGTTTGGTTTGGGCGATACCGTCAAAGGCGCCACCGAAGGCTGGTGGGTGCCGGAATACGTGATCAAGGGCGACCCGGAACGCGGCATTAAACCCTTGGCGCCGGAGCTGAAATCCGTCGCCGACCTGGCCCGCTACAAGGACGTATTCCGCGACCCCGAAGACCCAAGCCGCGGACGCTTCCTCAACAGCCCGACCGGCTGGACGTCGGAGATCGTCAACAGCCAGAAACTCAAGGCCTATGACCTGACCGCCAGCTACGTCAACTTCCGCACCGGTTCCGGCGCGGCACTGGATGCCGAGGTCGCTTCATCGATCCGCCGTGGCAAACCGGTGCTGTTCTACTACTGGTCGCCTACGCCACTGTTGGGTCGCTTCAAACTGGTGAAACTCGAAGAGCCACCGTTCGACGCGCAAGCCTGGAAAACCCTGGCCGATGCCAACAATCCGAACCCCAAGGGCACGCGTTCGATGCCGGCCAGCCTGGCCATCGGCGTGTCGGCACCGTTCAAGGCGCAGTACCCGGACCTGGTGGCGTTCTTCGAAAAGGTCGATTTGCCGATCGATCTGCTGAACCAGACCCTGGGGCAGATGAGCGAAAAACGCCAGCAACCGCGTCAGGTCGCCGAAGCGTTTTTGCGCGATCAGCCGCAAGTGTGGAAGGGCTGGGTGCCGGGTGAGGTGGCGAGCAAAGTGAGTGCGAGTTTGTAG
- the gstA gene encoding glutathione transferase GstA: MKLYYAPQACSLAPHIVLRELELPFELVRVDNSSKKTVTGDDFLAINPKGYVAALQLDNGDVLTEGPAILQYLADLHPEANLAPASGTFERVRLQEWLNFVSTEIHGGLGWLFNPQFADEVKALIKEKLFKRFAVLSRTLERQDYLMPGGFSIADAYLFTVLRWARLFAIDLDDWPALARFQARVDQRPSVKATLAAELV, encoded by the coding sequence ATGAAGTTGTATTACGCCCCGCAAGCCTGCTCATTGGCGCCGCACATTGTGCTGCGCGAACTGGAGCTGCCGTTCGAGTTGGTCCGCGTCGACAACAGCAGCAAGAAAACCGTCACCGGCGATGACTTCCTCGCCATTAACCCCAAAGGCTACGTCGCGGCATTGCAGCTGGATAACGGCGATGTGCTGACCGAAGGCCCGGCGATCCTGCAGTACCTGGCGGATCTGCACCCGGAGGCAAACCTGGCACCGGCGAGCGGAACGTTCGAGCGGGTGCGGTTACAGGAATGGCTGAACTTCGTTTCGACCGAGATTCATGGCGGGCTGGGTTGGCTGTTCAATCCGCAGTTTGCGGACGAGGTGAAGGCGCTCATCAAAGAGAAACTGTTCAAGCGCTTTGCCGTGTTGAGCCGGACGCTGGAGCGGCAGGACTACTTGATGCCCGGCGGGTTCAGCATTGCCGATGCGTATCTGTTTACGGTGTTGCGTTGGGCTCGGCTGTTTGCGATTGATCTGGATGATTGGCCGGCGTTGGCGCGCTTTCAGGCGCGGGTTGATCAGCGGCCGAGCGTGAAAGCGACATTGGCGGCAGAGTTGGTGTAA
- a CDS encoding LysR family transcriptional regulator yields MMNLMHWRMVVAVADTGNITRAAERVGMTQSGASQALALIEETLGVQLFIRENRQTLPTAIGLPVIEQARTMLGALENIRSTVDAAKGIQRGTIRLASFPMVLTTFLPPLLRQFNRLYAGIQVVALEVSDDEVETLLSAGLVDVGVALNPAPARNAGRLGRDAWVAVLPGGHPLARRSNEEGVSLAELAEQPFVLATGGCSTNARSLAADAGLQLLDVRAEVREWSSAFTLVRENIGVTVVPEMTLPTHRQGLRIVPVTPRIDREFALVVAPDKEPSAAVRALLRMLAEHQLSADSSGN; encoded by the coding sequence ATGATGAACTTGATGCATTGGCGAATGGTGGTGGCGGTGGCCGATACCGGCAACATTACCCGCGCCGCTGAGCGGGTCGGCATGACTCAGTCCGGTGCCAGCCAGGCACTGGCCTTGATTGAAGAAACCCTGGGCGTTCAGCTGTTCATCCGGGAAAATCGCCAGACCTTGCCGACCGCCATTGGCTTGCCGGTGATCGAACAGGCGCGAACCATGCTTGGTGCCCTGGAAAACATTCGCAGCACCGTCGACGCCGCTAAAGGCATCCAGCGCGGGACGATTCGTCTGGCCAGTTTCCCTATGGTGCTGACGACGTTCCTGCCGCCACTGTTGCGCCAGTTCAATCGGCTGTATGCCGGCATTCAAGTGGTGGCGCTAGAGGTCAGCGACGATGAAGTGGAAACGTTGCTCAGTGCCGGGTTGGTGGATGTCGGTGTGGCGTTGAACCCGGCACCTGCGCGCAATGCCGGGCGTTTGGGGCGTGATGCCTGGGTGGCGGTTCTGCCCGGTGGCCATCCTTTGGCGCGCCGCTCGAATGAAGAGGGCGTCTCACTGGCGGAACTGGCGGAGCAACCCTTTGTGCTGGCCACGGGCGGGTGTTCGACCAATGCCCGCAGCCTGGCGGCTGATGCCGGGTTGCAACTGCTGGATGTGCGGGCCGAGGTGCGTGAGTGGAGCAGTGCGTTCACCCTGGTGCGGGAAAACATCGGCGTGACCGTGGTGCCGGAAATGACCCTGCCGACTCATCGCCAAGGCTTGCGGATAGTGCCGGTGACGCCGCGCATCGACCGGGAGTTTGCCTTGGTGGTCGCGCCCGACAAAGAACCTTCGGCGGCGGTGCGGGCGCTGCTGAGAATGCTCGCAGAACATCAGTTATCGGCTGATTCGTCCGGGAACTGA
- a CDS encoding NAD-dependent epimerase/dehydratase family protein, producing the protein MNGLNVLLTGACGRIGKTFFEASQDRYTFVLTDRIEPDFNVEAPHRFVRLDLSDLTAISEVLKGIDVIVHLAGIPHATASFDELLPNNILATTYLFEAAVAAGCKRLVFASSAQTIEGYPVDRQITPGMQVMPANLYGVSKCYGEALCAFYAAKHNLSSIAIRIGAFEFADRHELTNARDLSAWLSPRDAVQLLQLSVEVEGVQHLIAHGISNNRFKRLDLSETTRVLGYRPVDDAFQEFDIPIGFP; encoded by the coding sequence ATGAACGGACTCAACGTACTGCTGACCGGCGCCTGCGGCAGAATCGGCAAAACCTTTTTTGAAGCTTCGCAGGACCGCTACACCTTCGTGCTGACGGATCGCATCGAGCCCGACTTCAATGTCGAAGCACCGCATCGCTTTGTACGCCTGGACCTGTCCGACCTCACCGCCATAAGCGAAGTGCTGAAAGGCATCGACGTCATTGTGCATCTGGCCGGCATCCCTCACGCCACCGCCTCTTTCGATGAGTTACTGCCCAACAATATTCTGGCCACCACTTACCTGTTCGAAGCCGCCGTGGCTGCGGGTTGTAAACGATTGGTGTTCGCCAGCAGCGCGCAGACCATCGAGGGCTATCCGGTGGACCGGCAGATCACACCGGGCATGCAGGTGATGCCGGCCAATCTGTATGGCGTCAGCAAGTGTTATGGCGAAGCCTTGTGTGCGTTCTACGCTGCCAAACACAACCTCTCGAGCATTGCCATACGCATCGGCGCTTTCGAGTTTGCGGACCGTCACGAATTGACCAACGCTCGCGACCTGAGTGCATGGCTCAGCCCTCGTGATGCAGTGCAGTTGCTGCAACTCTCTGTGGAGGTCGAAGGTGTGCAACACCTGATCGCCCACGGTATCTCCAATAACCGTTTCAAACGCCTGGACCTCAGTGAAACTACCCGGGTGTTGGGTTATAGGCCGGTGGACGATGCATTTCAGGAGTTCGACATTCCCATTGGGTTTCCTTGA
- a CDS encoding glutathione S-transferase family protein, with protein MGHALKILGRASSINVRKVLWACDELGVSYEREDWGSGFASTQSPEFLQLNPNAQVPVLIDEAGVLWESNTICRYLAGKYQNTDLLPIEPAARARVEQWMDWQATELNPSWGYAFFALVRQLPNFQDPQRIADGVRGWNAKMGILEQQLASTGAYVAGPRFTLADILIGLSVNRWRMTPMERPDYPAVDAYCQRLALRPGFMEHACNGVP; from the coding sequence ATGGGACATGCGCTGAAGATTTTGGGTCGGGCCTCGTCAATCAACGTCAGAAAGGTCCTGTGGGCCTGCGATGAACTGGGCGTTTCCTACGAACGGGAAGACTGGGGCAGCGGTTTTGCCTCGACCCAGAGTCCGGAGTTTCTCCAGCTCAACCCTAACGCACAGGTGCCGGTGCTCATCGACGAAGCCGGCGTGCTGTGGGAGTCCAACACCATCTGCCGCTATCTGGCCGGCAAATACCAAAACACCGATCTGTTGCCCATCGAGCCGGCGGCGCGCGCTCGCGTGGAACAGTGGATGGACTGGCAAGCCACCGAACTCAATCCGTCCTGGGGCTACGCCTTTTTTGCGCTGGTGCGGCAATTGCCGAACTTCCAGGATCCGCAGCGGATCGCCGATGGCGTTCGCGGCTGGAACGCGAAAATGGGCATCCTCGAACAGCAACTCGCGTCGACCGGAGCGTATGTCGCCGGACCTCGGTTCACCCTGGCCGATATCCTCATCGGCTTGTCGGTCAACCGCTGGCGGATGACCCCGATGGAACGCCCGGACTATCCCGCCGTCGACGCGTATTGCCAACGACTGGCATTGCGACCGGGGTTCATGGAACACGCCTGCAACGGCGTGCCATAA